A genome region from Alicyclobacillus acidocaldarius subsp. acidocaldarius DSM 446 includes the following:
- a CDS encoding HD-GYP domain-containing protein → MATQYVKPNSILAQRVPDKRGRTLLARGVVLTDNLIRRLIELGVRAVCIEDKATEDIVVQEVVREDTKVRLFGMTYDTLHELAVTQFAPHVRAFQIRKMFTPVVEDVIDELRSTGAAADQLSTVYVQDGELFHHSVNVMFYAVTLGLKLGMNRQDLVDLGIGTLLHDVGKLRLDRKILQKPGRLTDEEFRIIQQHARIGYDILMRQGDISARSAVIALQHHERLDGTGYPDRLVGRDIHLFSQVAMVADVYEALTANRVYRRAFLPHDALAILENDTAQGKLPKPVMEAFLATVSLYPLGMSVRLSDGTLGVVVVPSARNRQYPVVRVIEDADGRPVEPYEIDLATARDVHIATCEA, encoded by the coding sequence GTGGCCACACAGTACGTAAAACCGAATTCCATCTTGGCACAGCGCGTGCCGGACAAGCGGGGCCGCACCCTGCTGGCGCGAGGCGTGGTCTTGACCGACAATTTGATTCGCCGCCTCATCGAGCTCGGCGTGCGGGCGGTCTGCATCGAGGACAAGGCCACGGAGGACATCGTGGTCCAGGAAGTGGTGCGGGAAGACACCAAGGTCCGCCTGTTCGGCATGACGTACGACACGCTTCATGAACTCGCGGTCACCCAGTTTGCGCCGCACGTGCGGGCGTTTCAGATCCGGAAGATGTTTACGCCGGTGGTGGAGGACGTGATCGACGAGCTCCGGTCGACCGGGGCGGCGGCGGATCAGCTTAGCACCGTGTATGTGCAGGATGGTGAACTTTTCCACCACTCGGTCAACGTGATGTTTTACGCGGTGACGCTCGGGCTGAAGCTCGGGATGAACCGGCAGGACCTCGTCGATCTCGGCATTGGCACCCTCCTGCACGACGTCGGCAAGCTGCGATTGGATCGGAAGATCCTGCAGAAACCGGGGCGGCTCACGGACGAAGAGTTTCGCATCATTCAGCAGCACGCGCGAATCGGGTACGATATCCTGATGAGGCAGGGCGATATCTCGGCGAGATCGGCCGTGATCGCCCTTCAGCATCACGAGCGGCTGGACGGAACCGGCTACCCGGACCGCTTGGTGGGCAGGGACATTCACCTGTTCAGCCAGGTGGCGATGGTGGCGGACGTCTACGAGGCGCTCACGGCCAACCGCGTCTACCGCCGGGCGTTCCTGCCGCACGACGCCCTCGCCATCCTGGAGAACGACACGGCGCAGGGCAAGCTTCCGAAGCCTGTCATGGAGGCGTTTCTTGCCACGGTGTCCTTGTATCCGCTCGGCATGTCGGTGCGGCTGTCGGACGGGACGCTTGGCGTCGTGGTGGTGCCGTCGGCGCGCAACCGGCAGTACCCGGTGGTGCGCGTCATCGAGGATGCGGATGGCCGCCCGGTGGAACCGTATGAGATCGATCTCGCCACCGCGCGGGATGTGCACATCGCGACCTGCGAGGCGTGA
- the hslO gene encoding Hsp33 family molecular chaperone HslO has product MTKDRVIRAMARDGRVRVITCHTTELVRELARRHHTWPVVTAALGRTASIAAMMATLLKNHESITVKIEGDGPIGYLVVEALPSGDVRGYPGNPHVHLPPNSQGKLDVGGAIGRGHLYVVRDTGLRSYYTSSSELVSGEIADDFTYYFATSEQTPSAVGAGVLVGTDNVPIVAGGFLIQLMPGHTEEDAAYVEERLAGVPSVTGFLEKYPAADALLFKLFPDAHILAMQDVRFRCKCSYSRLRDVLLSLGAKELRDIRDEQGQAELTCHFCGNVYTFGREALDEMIAEIEQQGVSAP; this is encoded by the coding sequence ATGACAAAAGACCGCGTGATCCGCGCCATGGCGCGGGACGGCCGCGTGCGGGTCATCACCTGCCACACCACCGAGCTCGTGCGCGAGCTCGCCAGGCGCCACCACACCTGGCCGGTGGTCACGGCGGCGCTTGGGCGCACGGCGTCCATCGCCGCAATGATGGCCACGCTGCTTAAGAACCACGAGTCCATCACGGTCAAGATTGAAGGGGACGGGCCGATTGGGTACCTGGTGGTGGAGGCGTTGCCCTCAGGCGACGTGCGCGGCTATCCGGGCAATCCTCACGTGCACCTGCCGCCCAACAGCCAGGGCAAGCTGGACGTGGGCGGCGCCATCGGGCGGGGGCACCTGTACGTGGTGCGGGACACGGGGCTGAGATCGTACTACACGTCGTCGAGCGAGCTCGTCTCGGGCGAGATCGCGGACGATTTCACCTACTACTTCGCCACGTCGGAGCAGACGCCGTCCGCGGTGGGCGCGGGCGTGCTCGTCGGCACGGACAATGTGCCCATCGTGGCGGGCGGATTTCTGATTCAGCTGATGCCCGGGCACACGGAGGAGGACGCCGCCTACGTCGAAGAGCGCCTGGCGGGGGTGCCAAGCGTCACGGGTTTCCTGGAGAAGTATCCGGCGGCGGATGCGCTTTTGTTCAAGCTGTTCCCAGACGCGCATATCTTAGCGATGCAGGACGTGCGCTTCCGCTGCAAGTGCAGCTATTCCCGCCTGCGCGACGTGCTGCTGAGCCTCGGCGCCAAGGAGCTCCGGGACATCCGCGACGAGCAGGGGCAGGCCGAGCTCACGTGCCACTTCTGCGGCAACGTGTACACGTTCGGGCGAGAGGCGTTGGACGAGATGATCGCCGAGATCGAGCAGCAGGGGGTGAGCGCGCCGTGA
- the folP gene encoding dihydropteroate synthase, with product MTVVMGILNVTPDSFSDGGRYLEPEAAVARALEMEEEGAGIIDIGAESTRPGHTPLSPDEEWRRLEPVLARLAGRLKVPISIDTYHAETARRAAQYGISIVNDVSMLRDPDMPAVVRHHGLRYVLMHTRRQVLPGLPVAAMVEELRRPLAQLTEEGVPARDIIVDPGIGFGKTREQDLACLAEIGRFQALGHPVLVGASRKRVIGHALGGVPVGERLAGSLAVVAHACMAGVDIVRVHDVRDSVRVVRMMEAILAHGGSFAS from the coding sequence GTGACGGTGGTCATGGGGATTCTGAACGTGACGCCGGATTCGTTCTCGGACGGCGGCCGGTACCTGGAGCCGGAGGCGGCCGTGGCGCGGGCGCTCGAGATGGAGGAGGAGGGCGCGGGCATCATCGACATCGGCGCCGAGAGCACGCGGCCCGGGCACACGCCGCTCTCGCCCGACGAGGAGTGGCGGCGCCTGGAACCGGTGTTGGCGCGGCTTGCGGGGCGGCTCAAGGTGCCCATCTCCATCGACACGTACCACGCCGAGACCGCGCGCCGCGCCGCGCAGTACGGCATCTCCATCGTAAACGACGTGTCCATGCTGCGGGATCCGGACATGCCCGCCGTCGTGCGCCATCACGGCCTGCGCTACGTGCTCATGCACACGCGCCGCCAGGTGCTGCCCGGGCTCCCCGTGGCCGCCATGGTCGAGGAACTCCGCCGCCCGCTCGCGCAGCTCACGGAGGAAGGCGTGCCCGCGCGCGACATCATCGTCGATCCCGGCATCGGCTTCGGCAAGACGCGCGAGCAGGATCTCGCCTGCCTCGCCGAGATCGGCCGCTTTCAGGCGCTCGGCCATCCGGTGCTCGTCGGCGCGAGCCGCAAGCGGGTCATCGGCCACGCCTTGGGCGGCGTTCCGGTGGGCGAGCGGCTCGCCGGATCGCTCGCTGTCGTGGCGCACGCGTGCATGGCGGGTGTCGACATCGTGCGCGTCCACGACGTGCGCGACTCGGTGCGCGTGGTGCGGATGATGGAGGCGATTTTGGCGCATGGCGGTTCCTTCGCTTCATGA
- the folK gene encoding 2-amino-4-hydroxy-6-hydroxymethyldihydropteridine diphosphokinase, translating to MAVPSLHDAYIGAGSNVGRRIVHLGFGIEGLKALGDIAAVSKVYETAPVGYLNQGDFLNLAVHLRTPLSPHELLRGLLAIEARAGRTRDIRFGPRTLDLDLLLYDDLELDEPDLTLPHPRMWQRAFVMVPLADLNPHRLAPTGETWADLAARLRQKDEVHEVGRFW from the coding sequence ATGGCGGTTCCTTCGCTTCATGACGCGTACATCGGGGCCGGATCGAACGTCGGCAGGCGAATTGTTCATCTCGGGTTCGGCATCGAGGGGCTCAAGGCGCTTGGCGACATCGCCGCGGTGTCCAAGGTGTACGAGACCGCGCCGGTGGGCTACCTGAATCAGGGCGACTTCCTGAACCTCGCCGTCCACCTGCGCACGCCGCTTTCGCCGCACGAGCTCCTGCGCGGGCTTCTTGCCATCGAGGCGCGGGCCGGGCGCACGCGCGACATCCGCTTCGGCCCGCGCACGCTCGATCTCGATCTGCTCCTGTACGATGACCTCGAGCTTGACGAGCCGGATCTCACGCTGCCGCACCCGCGCATGTGGCAGCGGGCGTTTGTCATGGTGCCGCTCGCGGATCTCAATCCCCACCGCCTCGCCCCGACCGGCGAGACGTGGGCTGATCTCGCGGCGCGCCTTCGCCAGAAAGACGAGGTGCATGAGGTTGGACGCTTTTGGTAG
- a CDS encoding helix-turn-helix domain-containing protein yields MRLDAFGRRLRAFRKLKHMTQADLARALGVSLATIGGIERGTRQPTAHLVSAIASALSVDVEELCGPTWPGDGWDRGAAEDAADSRAGHGHATVDGPHSPLDQGAMVR; encoded by the coding sequence ATGAGGTTGGACGCTTTTGGTAGGCGGCTGCGCGCCTTTCGCAAGTTGAAGCACATGACCCAGGCCGATCTCGCCCGCGCCCTCGGCGTAAGCCTCGCCACCATCGGCGGGATCGAGCGAGGCACCCGCCAGCCGACGGCCCATCTCGTGAGCGCCATCGCGAGCGCGCTCTCCGTCGACGTGGAGGAGCTGTGCGGCCCAACCTGGCCGGGGGACGGTTGGGACCGCGGAGCGGCGGAGGACGCGGCCGATTCGCGCGCGGGCCACGGGCATGCCACCGTGGATGGTCCGCATTCGCCGCTGGATCAGGGCGCGATGGTACGTTGA
- the greA gene encoding transcription elongation factor GreA — translation MADKEVLLTPEGLRKLEEELELLKSVKRREVAERIKVAISYGDISENSEYEDAKNEQAFIEGRIMTLEKQLRNARVINEDEVDTNVVSIGSTVKVLDLDLDEEVEYTIVGSAEANPAENKISNESPVGKALLGKQIGSIVEVNVPAGVIKFKILEIKR, via the coding sequence ATGGCAGATAAAGAAGTGTTGCTCACGCCCGAGGGCCTGCGGAAGCTCGAGGAGGAGCTCGAGCTCCTGAAGAGCGTCAAGCGGCGCGAGGTTGCGGAGCGCATCAAGGTTGCCATCAGCTACGGAGATATTAGTGAGAATTCTGAGTATGAAGATGCGAAGAACGAGCAGGCGTTCATCGAAGGCCGCATCATGACCCTCGAGAAGCAGCTGCGCAACGCGCGGGTCATCAACGAGGACGAGGTCGACACCAACGTCGTCAGCATCGGATCGACCGTCAAGGTGTTGGATCTGGATCTGGACGAGGAAGTGGAATACACCATCGTCGGTTCCGCTGAGGCCAACCCCGCGGAGAACAAGATCTCGAACGAGTCGCCCGTGGGCAAGGCGCTGCTTGGCAAGCAGATTGGCTCGATCGTCGAGGTGAACGTGCCCGCAGGCGTCATCAAGTTCAAAATCCTTGAGATCAAGCGGTAA
- the lysS gene encoding lysine--tRNA ligase — protein sequence MEEQELIQHRLEKMNALRDRGIDPFGGRYEVTHHAADIHRFGEGKDQAELERENLRVRIAGRLVARRGHGKATFAVLNDVTGNIQIYAKYDVLGPEAYDVFQHLVDLGDILGVEGTVFRTNRGEITVLAEQVTFLTKSLRPLPEKWHGLKDVETRYRQRYLDLIVNPDVRQIFIARSRIIQEIRRFLDGQGFLEVETPTLHTVASGAHARPFITHHNALDMDLYLRIAIELHLKRLIVGGLERVYEIGRVYRNEGVSTRHNPEFTMLELYQAYADFHDIMDLTENMVRHAAKAVIGKLHLPYGDHVVDLESPFKRAHIADLVLEHTGVDFRRVTSDEEARRLAAEHGVKIEPHMTYGHILNEFFEQRVEDKLIQPTFVYGHPVEISPLAKKNADDPRFTDRFELFIVGREHANAFSELNDPIDQRERFLAQLREKEAGNEEAQALDEDFLTALEHGMPPTGGLGVGIDRLVMLLTGQPSIRDVLLFPLMRERQDD from the coding sequence TTGGAAGAGCAAGAGCTGATTCAACATCGCCTGGAGAAGATGAACGCCCTGCGCGATCGCGGCATCGATCCGTTCGGCGGCCGCTACGAGGTGACGCACCACGCGGCCGACATCCATCGCTTCGGCGAGGGGAAGGATCAAGCCGAACTCGAGCGCGAGAACCTTCGCGTGCGCATCGCCGGACGCCTGGTGGCGCGCCGCGGACACGGCAAGGCCACCTTCGCCGTGCTGAACGACGTCACGGGCAACATCCAGATCTACGCCAAGTACGACGTCCTCGGCCCCGAGGCGTACGATGTCTTCCAGCACCTCGTCGACCTCGGCGACATCCTCGGCGTCGAGGGCACGGTCTTTCGCACCAACCGCGGCGAGATCACCGTGCTCGCTGAGCAGGTGACGTTTCTCACCAAGTCCCTCCGCCCTCTGCCCGAGAAGTGGCACGGGCTGAAGGACGTCGAGACCCGCTATCGCCAGCGGTACCTCGATCTCATCGTCAATCCGGACGTGCGCCAGATCTTCATCGCCCGCTCCCGCATCATCCAGGAGATCCGCCGCTTCCTGGACGGCCAGGGCTTCCTCGAGGTCGAGACGCCAACGCTCCACACCGTGGCGAGCGGCGCTCACGCGCGCCCGTTCATCACGCACCACAACGCGCTCGACATGGATCTGTACCTGCGCATCGCCATCGAGCTGCACCTGAAGCGGCTCATCGTCGGCGGCCTCGAGCGCGTCTATGAGATCGGCCGCGTGTACCGGAACGAGGGCGTCTCGACGCGCCACAACCCCGAGTTCACCATGCTCGAGCTGTATCAGGCGTACGCCGACTTCCACGACATCATGGATCTCACCGAGAACATGGTGCGCCACGCGGCCAAGGCCGTGATCGGCAAACTGCACCTTCCCTACGGCGATCACGTCGTGGATCTCGAGTCGCCCTTCAAGCGCGCGCACATCGCCGATCTCGTCCTGGAGCACACGGGCGTCGACTTCCGCCGCGTGACGTCGGACGAGGAGGCGCGGCGCCTGGCCGCGGAGCATGGCGTGAAGATTGAGCCGCACATGACGTATGGGCACATCCTGAACGAATTCTTTGAGCAGCGCGTCGAGGACAAGCTCATTCAGCCGACGTTCGTGTACGGCCACCCAGTCGAGATCTCGCCGCTCGCCAAGAAGAATGCCGACGATCCCCGCTTCACCGACCGGTTCGAGCTGTTCATCGTCGGCCGCGAGCACGCGAACGCCTTCAGCGAGCTGAACGATCCCATCGATCAGCGCGAGCGCTTCCTCGCGCAGCTGCGCGAGAAGGAGGCCGGCAACGAGGAGGCGCAGGCGCTCGACGAGGACTTCCTGACGGCGCTCGAGCATGGCATGCCGCCCACGGGCGGGCTTGGCGTCGGGATCGACCGGTTGGTGATGCTGCTCACGGGCCAGCCGTCGATTCGCGACGTCCTGCTCTTCCCGCTCATGCGCGAGCGGCAGGACGACTGA
- a CDS encoding DinB family protein, with the protein MTKAQSVLTHWHSHRDVLGPLVESVPEDKLDFKPWDQAMSFRDLVWHILSTSAFFAAAAKAGRITDRPEKPDLSTKQALLQAISAFTDRTHADIASVTDEQFESPVDTKALFGRDLPVKVLLGSMIDHEVHHKGQLFVYARMMGAEKLPFFIHRG; encoded by the coding sequence ATGACCAAAGCCCAATCCGTGCTGACCCACTGGCACTCGCACCGGGACGTCCTCGGGCCGCTCGTGGAATCCGTCCCCGAGGACAAACTCGACTTCAAGCCGTGGGATCAGGCCATGTCATTTCGCGATCTCGTCTGGCACATTCTCTCCACAAGCGCCTTCTTCGCGGCCGCGGCCAAAGCGGGGCGCATCACGGACAGGCCCGAAAAACCTGACCTCAGCACCAAGCAGGCGCTCCTGCAAGCGATCTCGGCCTTCACAGACCGGACTCATGCAGACATTGCCTCTGTCACCGATGAACAGTTTGAAAGCCCCGTCGACACCAAGGCGCTGTTTGGAAGGGATTTGCCCGTCAAAGTGCTGCTTGGCAGTATGATCGACCACGAGGTTCACCATAAGGGGCAGTTGTTTGTGTATGCGCGCATGATGGGCGCGGAGAAGCTCCCGTTTTTCATTCACCGAGGGTGA
- a CDS encoding undecaprenyl-diphosphate phosphatase, with amino-acid sequence MHLLQVIIYGIVQGITELFPISSVGHAVILPYLFRWTEFSESNQFLPFVVMLHLGTGLALLIYFLPEWIHLIASIFDRRRRIERRILLLIIVATIPAAVLGKIFEHKLQELFPSALSASIFLIVNGLILFWADGMRRRRRRNTTRIENLSFGRSFFIGIVQSLALIPGFSRSGITMAAGLASGLEYEDAARFSFLLATPVILGAGILEVPKMLHQHNHAMFHDGLIGGLCAGVLALLSTAFLMRYFQTTEVRALRPFGWYCIVVGVVVAILAALHIQF; translated from the coding sequence ATGCACCTACTGCAGGTCATCATCTACGGAATCGTGCAGGGCATCACGGAACTGTTTCCTATCTCGAGCGTCGGACATGCTGTCATCTTGCCGTATCTGTTCCGCTGGACGGAATTCTCCGAGTCGAATCAATTCCTCCCGTTTGTTGTCATGCTCCACCTCGGGACGGGCTTGGCGCTGCTCATCTACTTCTTGCCGGAGTGGATCCATCTGATCGCCTCGATCTTTGATCGGCGCCGACGGATCGAGCGGCGAATCCTGCTTCTCATCATCGTGGCGACGATCCCGGCCGCGGTGCTGGGCAAGATTTTTGAACACAAACTGCAGGAGTTGTTTCCGTCGGCCCTGTCCGCCTCGATCTTCCTCATCGTCAACGGCCTGATTTTGTTTTGGGCGGATGGGATGCGGCGCCGCCGGAGGCGCAACACCACGAGGATCGAGAATTTGTCGTTTGGGCGGAGCTTTTTCATCGGCATTGTCCAGTCGTTGGCGCTCATCCCGGGCTTTTCCCGAAGCGGCATCACGATGGCGGCGGGTCTTGCGAGCGGCTTGGAATACGAGGACGCGGCGCGGTTCAGCTTTCTGCTCGCCACGCCGGTCATCCTCGGCGCGGGGATCCTGGAAGTGCCGAAGATGCTGCATCAACACAACCACGCGATGTTTCACGACGGTCTCATCGGCGGATTGTGCGCAGGCGTGCTGGCGCTCCTCAGCACCGCCTTCCTGATGCGGTACTTCCAGACCACCGAGGTGCGCGCCTTGCGTCCATTCGGATGGTATTGTATTGTAGTGGGCGTGGTTGTTGCCATTCTGGCGGCGTTGCACATTCAGTTTTGA
- a CDS encoding MFS transporter, whose protein sequence is MAVVQAVREQGRMNRDAVWSISGSHFLNDLSTTGLVPALTQLYKPLFHLNYTEISLIVLVSYITSSVAQPLFGAWADRHPKAWMLPLGLLLSTLGITLTGVASSYGALLLMVAVSGLGSGAFHPEASRVAHLAAGRAKGLAQAIFQVGGNGGQAIGPLIVSLFILSAGLHSILWMFIGVALGLVFTLRLYPWYKAALRDYAKVRKTIEGENRIGAVALLVVVIVLRSWCQIGIAQFMPFYYAHKFGMSYQLSDALMFVFLGAGALGTFIGGALADRMPKQRILLLSMLLSIPFGFGLPFLHGAWAAVALLPFGFFILSSFAVTVVYMQMLLPRNVSLASGLTIGFGVGAGGIGATFFGVLADHVGLTSVLYILMVVPIVGAILSAFLPVDSKGGFARA, encoded by the coding sequence GTGGCTGTGGTGCAGGCGGTTCGCGAACAGGGGCGGATGAACCGGGACGCCGTGTGGAGTATCAGCGGTTCTCACTTTCTCAACGACTTGTCGACGACCGGGCTGGTGCCGGCGTTGACGCAGCTGTACAAGCCGCTGTTTCACCTCAACTACACGGAGATCAGCCTGATCGTGCTTGTGTCCTATATCACGTCGTCCGTGGCCCAGCCCTTGTTCGGCGCCTGGGCGGATCGCCATCCGAAGGCGTGGATGCTTCCATTGGGACTCTTGTTATCCACGCTCGGGATCACGCTGACGGGGGTTGCGTCGAGCTACGGCGCGCTGCTGCTCATGGTGGCCGTGAGCGGCCTGGGATCGGGGGCGTTCCATCCCGAGGCCTCGCGCGTGGCACACCTCGCGGCGGGGCGGGCGAAGGGCCTGGCTCAGGCCATCTTTCAGGTCGGAGGAAACGGCGGTCAGGCCATTGGTCCGCTCATCGTGTCGCTGTTCATTCTCTCGGCTGGCCTTCATAGCATCCTGTGGATGTTTATCGGTGTGGCGCTGGGTTTGGTGTTCACGCTCCGGTTGTATCCGTGGTACAAGGCGGCGCTTCGCGATTACGCGAAGGTGCGCAAGACCATCGAGGGCGAGAATCGGATCGGCGCCGTCGCGCTGCTGGTGGTCGTGATCGTGCTTCGCTCGTGGTGCCAAATCGGCATCGCCCAGTTCATGCCGTTCTACTACGCGCACAAATTCGGGATGTCGTATCAGCTGTCCGATGCGCTCATGTTCGTGTTTCTGGGGGCGGGCGCGCTGGGGACGTTCATCGGCGGCGCCCTCGCGGATCGCATGCCGAAGCAGCGCATCCTTCTCCTGTCGATGCTGTTGTCGATCCCGTTCGGCTTTGGGTTGCCGTTCCTCCACGGCGCGTGGGCTGCCGTCGCGCTGTTGCCGTTTGGGTTTTTCATCCTTTCGTCGTTTGCGGTCACCGTCGTCTACATGCAGATGCTCCTGCCGCGCAATGTCTCCCTCGCGTCCGGGCTCACCATCGGATTTGGTGTGGGCGCGGGCGGGATCGGCGCGACCTTCTTTGGCGTATTGGCCGATCACGTCGGTCTCACGAGCGTCCTCTACATCCTGATGGTGGTTCCCATCGTCGGCGCGATTCTTTCCGCCTTTCTTCCCGTCGATTCGAAGGGCGGATTCGCTCGCGCTTGA
- a CDS encoding DMT family transporter, translating into MKASWVGAVCLALAASLWGGTYVVSKAVMDWVDPSALIWLRYALGVVALAVAGLVRRVKWRIAARHLVTVAAIGLVGYALSIWAQFVGTQWSTAQMGAVITSGTPAFMVIFARLLLGEAITWRRAASVMLATLGVIVMIGVGHQANSRVAWGGLILLVAAVTWGLQSVLVKRVPSEYSSIVVTAYAMLVALAVMTPLGWPHMPSLRTILGHTWVWMGSLYLGVLSTAGAFLLWNEGLRRMPAGSGAVYFFLQPLVGTALGWLVLGETVSASFWLGALLILGGVALVVREPGPSATSRRWARSPSKEGSQDS; encoded by the coding sequence ATGAAAGCTTCGTGGGTGGGCGCCGTGTGTCTGGCGCTCGCGGCCTCCCTTTGGGGCGGCACGTATGTGGTGAGCAAAGCGGTCATGGATTGGGTGGACCCGTCGGCGCTCATCTGGTTGCGGTACGCGCTCGGCGTCGTCGCGCTTGCCGTGGCGGGCCTCGTGCGGCGGGTGAAGTGGCGAATTGCCGCGCGCCATCTCGTCACGGTTGCCGCCATCGGCCTCGTTGGCTACGCGCTTTCCATCTGGGCGCAATTTGTTGGGACGCAATGGTCGACGGCGCAGATGGGCGCCGTCATCACCTCGGGTACGCCGGCGTTCATGGTGATCTTCGCGCGCCTGCTCCTGGGCGAAGCCATCACGTGGAGGCGGGCCGCGTCTGTGATGCTCGCGACGCTCGGTGTGATCGTCATGATTGGCGTCGGCCACCAGGCGAACAGCCGCGTCGCGTGGGGCGGTCTGATTCTGCTCGTCGCGGCTGTCACCTGGGGGCTTCAGTCCGTGCTCGTGAAGCGCGTGCCTTCTGAATATTCCTCCATTGTCGTCACGGCGTACGCGATGCTCGTCGCCCTCGCCGTGATGACGCCTCTCGGTTGGCCGCACATGCCGAGCCTGAGGACGATTTTGGGTCACACGTGGGTGTGGATGGGTAGTCTTTATCTCGGCGTGTTGTCCACGGCCGGCGCGTTTCTCCTTTGGAATGAGGGGTTGCGGCGAATGCCGGCGGGATCGGGCGCCGTGTACTTCTTTCTGCAGCCTCTCGTGGGCACCGCGCTCGGGTGGCTCGTGCTGGGGGAAACCGTCTCGGCCTCCTTTTGGCTGGGGGCCCTGCTGATTCTTGGGGGCGTGGCGCTCGTGGTCCGCGAACCGGGGCCTTCCGCGACTTCTCGGAGATGGGCGCGGTCGCCATCCAAAGAAGGGTCTCAGGACTCATGA
- a CDS encoding VanZ family protein, with protein MIAFLPFGLIVWGVYTACWVVRAAVRRWRLEWRTMFAHHALFLYVLWMVDVALFPIPLHGVPSWPEIDMSPWETLRSALNVRTGAWQIFARSIAQFVPLGAALPVLYVAMRRLSLVLMVSFFTGSVLQVAGLIISARIGIPYRLFEVDDILFNCVGAAIGFGFWRARRFIRVRRPTSATLKGMGDMPRGERGTWSLGSKAKLP; from the coding sequence ATGATCGCGTTTCTCCCCTTCGGCCTCATTGTCTGGGGTGTGTACACGGCCTGTTGGGTGGTGCGCGCCGCTGTTCGGCGGTGGCGCCTCGAGTGGCGGACGATGTTCGCGCACCACGCCCTGTTCCTCTACGTCCTGTGGATGGTGGACGTCGCGCTCTTTCCAATTCCACTGCATGGGGTACCGTCGTGGCCCGAGATCGACATGTCCCCTTGGGAAACCCTGAGGAGCGCGCTGAATGTGCGCACGGGCGCTTGGCAGATCTTCGCTCGCTCTATCGCGCAGTTTGTCCCGCTTGGCGCGGCCCTTCCGGTGCTGTACGTCGCCATGCGCCGGCTGTCGCTCGTCCTCATGGTGTCGTTTTTCACGGGGTCCGTCCTTCAGGTGGCCGGGCTCATCATCTCGGCTCGCATCGGGATCCCCTACCGGCTGTTCGAGGTCGACGACATTCTGTTCAACTGCGTGGGCGCGGCCATCGGCTTTGGTTTCTGGCGCGCTCGGCGATTCATTCGCGTTCGTCGCCCGACATCCGCTACACTGAAGGGGATGGGTGACATGCCAAGAGGGGAGCGAGGGACATGGAGCTTGGGCTCAAAGGCAAAGTTGCCGTGA
- a CDS encoding SDR family NAD(P)-dependent oxidoreductase has protein sequence MELGLKGKVAVITGASKGIGLRTATLLAMEGADVAICARTEAALEEAKRAIEQASGRRVFAMPVDVRQAQACESFIDAVAETFGRIDILVNNAGTANARDFLSVSDEDWQGDLDLKLFAAIRCSRRAVPHMQRQGGGAIVNVTAIGGKTPGPSSMPSSVTRAAGIALTKAMSKDLGKHGIRVNAVCIGQIRSDQIEKMWKAQRPDLTWEEFSRLPEHNIPLGRIGDTDEAARVIAFLASDAASYVTGVALNIDGGLAAMW, from the coding sequence ATGGAGCTTGGGCTCAAAGGCAAAGTTGCCGTGATCACCGGCGCATCCAAGGGCATTGGCCTAAGGACCGCGACGTTGCTCGCGATGGAGGGCGCCGATGTGGCCATCTGTGCGCGCACGGAAGCGGCGCTCGAAGAGGCCAAGCGCGCCATCGAACAGGCGTCGGGGCGGCGCGTGTTCGCCATGCCGGTCGACGTGCGCCAAGCGCAGGCGTGCGAGTCGTTCATCGACGCGGTCGCGGAAACGTTTGGCCGGATCGATATTCTGGTGAACAACGCGGGGACCGCCAACGCGCGAGACTTTCTCTCCGTGAGCGACGAAGACTGGCAGGGCGATCTCGACCTGAAGCTGTTCGCCGCCATTCGCTGTTCGCGCCGCGCCGTGCCTCACATGCAGCGACAGGGCGGGGGGGCCATCGTCAACGTCACGGCCATCGGCGGCAAGACGCCCGGGCCATCGTCCATGCCGTCGTCCGTCACGCGGGCGGCCGGGATCGCGCTGACCAAGGCCATGAGCAAGGACCTCGGCAAGCACGGGATCCGCGTGAATGCGGTCTGCATCGGGCAGATTCGGAGCGATCAGATCGAGAAGATGTGGAAGGCGCAGCGGCCGGACCTCACATGGGAGGAGTTTTCTCGGCTCCCGGAACACAACATCCCGCTTGGGCGCATCGGCGACACGGACGAAGCCGCCCGGGTGATCGCGTTTTTGGCGTCCGACGCGGCGTCGTACGTGACGGGCGTCGCCCTGAACATCGATGGCGGGCTCGCGGCGATGTGGTAA